One window of Paenibacillus sp. FSL K6-3182 genomic DNA carries:
- a CDS encoding carbohydrate ABC transporter permease: MERRRRLRRIGVFEVCNALLMLAVCFITLYPMWFVFINSLNAPEQAMLGTVNWFPKEFSLASYSVVFNDKSLMHGFYITTLRTVIGTAVHVLFTAIVAYGMSKSNLIGRKIYLKIALITMLFSGGLIPSFILMTKLGFYDSFWVFIIPAMYTFFNMVIFMSFFRTIPDSLEESAKVDGASDYGVLFRIVLPNSMAVLATISLFSAVYHWNDYYQGVIYIRSQDQLPMQTILYKIIAENSMSFMQQQAMAQFGARLPGNSIKFASMMVATLPILVFYPFIQRYLVKGVMIGAIKG; the protein is encoded by the coding sequence ATGGAAAGACGCAGAAGATTGCGGCGAATTGGAGTATTTGAGGTGTGCAATGCGCTGCTGATGCTGGCAGTTTGCTTCATAACGCTGTACCCGATGTGGTTTGTATTTATAAATTCGCTTAATGCACCGGAGCAAGCCATGCTGGGCACCGTAAACTGGTTTCCAAAGGAATTTTCACTAGCCAGCTACAGTGTTGTATTCAATGATAAAAGTCTAATGCACGGCTTCTACATTACTACGCTGCGCACGGTGATAGGAACAGCGGTGCATGTGTTATTTACCGCCATTGTAGCTTATGGGATGAGCAAATCCAACTTAATCGGCCGCAAAATCTATCTCAAAATCGCCTTGATTACGATGTTGTTTTCAGGCGGCTTAATCCCTTCCTTTATTCTGATGACCAAGCTGGGCTTTTACGATAGCTTTTGGGTATTCATCATCCCGGCTATGTACACTTTTTTCAATATGGTTATATTCATGAGCTTCTTCCGCACCATCCCCGACAGCCTAGAGGAATCCGCAAAGGTAGACGGTGCTTCGGATTATGGCGTTCTGTTTCGAATCGTATTGCCTAACAGCATGGCCGTACTGGCTACCATATCGCTTTTCTCAGCCGTCTATCACTGGAATGATTATTACCAGGGCGTAATCTACATTCGCTCGCAGGATCAGCTGCCTATGCAAACCATACTGTACAAAATCATTGCGGAGAACTCCATGTCCTTCATGCAGCAGCAAGCCATGGCTCAATTCGGCGCAAGACTGCCTGGCAACTCCATCAAATTTGCATCGATGATGGTGGCAACGCTGCCAATTCTCGTGTTCTATCCCTTTATTCAGCGCTATCTGGTCAAAGGCGTAATGATTGGTGCGATTAAAGGGTAA